AAGGAACGAAAACAAGATCGCGACGAACGCGATCGAAGAAGCGATGAGCGAAGTGAACGTTCCGATTTGGTTCGAAGGCTGCAACAGCTCTTTGATTTCGATCAAGTGCAGAAACATCCACTGCGTCGTCTCGTTACGGTACCGGCTGATCAAAAAACCTTCCCGCTTCAACCGTTCTTCGATCGAAGCCAGCGTGCTTTCCCCTTGCAAGCCCGGCGGCAGCGGTTGGGCCGAATAGACGACCTGGGCGCGCTCCCCCGAGCCGTCGATCGCGAGGAACTCTCCGCCATACGGATTCGTTTTCGCGAAAATCGTGCCGAACACCGTCTTCGATACGTTGACGATGACCATGCCGATCGGTTCTCCGTTCAAGCTGGACGGGTCTCGGTACAGCTTCACCGCGGAGAACGACTTGTCGGAGTCGCCGAGCACGTTATAGCTGAAAAACACGGTCCGGCCGCGCGCTTCCGAAGCCGTCGCATACCATGGTTCCCTCGGAATCGCGGTGCGTCGGTCCCCGCTCTCGTATATGCCGGTATCGTCGGAGCGGCCGATGCAGTACGGATCCAGCTCCAGGTTCAACAGACAGACCGACTCGACGAACCTCGAATCGAGGAAATTGTTGTTGATCAACCGTTGTATTTGGCTGTGCATTCGCATCCGGATCGCGATTTGCTCCTGTTCGGTGCGGCCCGTACTGTTCACGAGATCGCTCCGGATCGGTTCATCCATGACGATCGCCCGGCTGAGATGAATCATGTTCCGAAACAGCAGATCCGCCACCTCGCTCGACGTGCGAAGATGGTCTTCGTTTTTCTGCGTATTCGTTTCCATCAGCGTATTTTTGGCGACGTTGTAGGACACGTACCCGAGAACGAACAATGGGGGCACGGTCAGGAAAATCATCGCGGTCAAAAAACGGGTGCGGATCCGGCGAAAGCGGGAAAAGACAAACCATTTGTACCTTCGATGGTCCATGGGGATCGCCTCCGATTCGCTCGTTGCAACGTGAAAACGGGGCACAATTCGCCGGGCCTCGTGCGGCCGGCGAAATCGCCCCTTTACCTATGGAATCGTCGCCGCTTCGTACGCGATGACGTACGTTATCCCCGGCTCGATCGATACTTCGTACGTGCCGTCGCCTCTCGCGCGCGCTTCGCCTTCGCTGCATGCCGGCGGCGCGGCGCTGGCGAACGTCAGGACGCCCGTTCCCGACGAGGCTTCGACGCGGATCGAGGATCGGTCCATCTCGACGGAGATCCGCCCCTCGCCGGTCGGCACCGTCCCTTTCATATAGGCGAGCCCGCCGAGATTCGGCGCGACGCGGAACGTTGCGTAGCCCGGGGACGTCGGCGCGACGCCGAGGAAATATTTTCCGATCAAATAAATCGGACTGGCGCCCCAAGCGTGGCACAAGCTTTTGCCGAACGGCATGCCGTACATGCCGTAATGCTCGCCGCCTTCTTGGGACGGATCGTACTCTTCCCAGAACGTCGTCGCCCCCAAATCGATCATGCCGCCCCAATAATCCAGCATTTCCCGGCGCACATAGTCGTGCTCTCCGCTCTCGCACAGCGCCGCCAGCTCGTGAAACCGCATATACGGCGTCTTGATCCGCGGCGCGTCGGGGTTCAGCATGACGCTCCGAATGACGCTCCGCCGCCGTTCCGGAGACAAATACCCGTAAAGCAGCGCGAACATGTTGGCATGCTTCGTCAACGCGGGCTTCGTGACGCCGTCGACCCGATGATGCAGGAGGCCGCCCTTGACTTCGTCCCAGAACGCGCGAAGCGCGGCCTCCTTGACTTCCTCCGCCAGCGCTCCGTACGCCGAGGCGGAAGCGGCATCTTCCATCAACGATGCGAACAAGCTCATCGCTTCGAGGCTGCGCGCGAACAGCAGCTGCTCCGTGCTGACGGCGCCGCTGTTGTCGAGGTCCGCCCAGTCCACGAACACCCAATCCTGCGGCCTGCCGACGATGAATCCTTCGCCGTCGCGCTGCGCGAGACAAAATTCCATCAGGCTGACGGCGCGGTCGTAATACTGCCGAATGAAGGAGAAATCGCCGGTGTACAAATAATAGTCGTACAGCGAAATAAACCAATACAACGAATAATCCAAAATCGTATTGATATGCATCGTCAC
The nucleotide sequence above comes from Paenibacillus sp.. Encoded proteins:
- a CDS encoding sensor histidine kinase — encoded protein: MDHRRYKWFVFSRFRRIRTRFLTAMIFLTVPPLFVLGYVSYNVAKNTLMETNTQKNEDHLRTSSEVADLLFRNMIHLSRAIVMDEPIRSDLVNSTGRTEQEQIAIRMRMHSQIQRLINNNFLDSRFVESVCLLNLELDPYCIGRSDDTGIYESGDRRTAIPREPWYATASEARGRTVFFSYNVLGDSDKSFSAVKLYRDPSSLNGEPIGMVIVNVSKTVFGTIFAKTNPYGGEFLAIDGSGERAQVVYSAQPLPPGLQGESTLASIEERLKREGFLISRYRNETTQWMFLHLIEIKELLQPSNQIGTFTSLIASSIAFVAILFSFLISSSITRPLLQLKKMMLEWTKGTREFAETFEQDEVGAIGETFKRMAAENVELNEKLLKSALKEREAELRALQAQIKPHFLYNTLDSIYWMATLNKDPKDIAQMALSLSESFQLSLNKGQETIPIFKELKHIEHYLTIQNIRYNNRFAYIQDVDESIMGVGILKLLLQPLVENAIYHGLEPRAGPGTIRVSGRRDGECIVFTVEDDGVGIDDVAKTEQGYGLRNVKERLALYYGEFGTLDISSRPGEGTRVALRLKPER
- a CDS encoding alpha-rhamnosidase, whose amino-acid sequence is MSEKNNDGRKATWIWYPGDFEIRLHEKASVRRRARGVMYPAYWRLDRHYSNVRFRYTYETAQEERIAIAAEGTFSVYLDGKDNYRSNAEALTLPAGWHELVVSVFNDAEMPALYIEGETVNTDSAWEVNSYQNDWVPAASWTFDSPDDRPSKFRLAVAAQEPKTIDFRDGYPLLDFGKETFGYLQFHSITGEGTVRIYYGESLEEALSPEECVSLDRFDASDAAARAQGGVYALEEGRAFRYAWIHADKGVRWERVSLLYEYVPLEYRSSFECSDPKLNAIWEMSLYTLHLNTREFFLDGIKRDGWVWSGDAYQAFLMNYYSFFDLDVTRRTLVALRGKDPVTMHINTILDYSLYWFISLYDYYLYTGDFSFIRQYYDRAVSLMEFCLAQRDGEGFIVGRPQDWVFVDWADLDNSGAVSTEQLLFARSLEAMSLFASLMEDAASASAYGALAEEVKEAALRAFWDEVKGGLLHHRVDGVTKPALTKHANMFALLYGYLSPERRRSVIRSVMLNPDAPRIKTPYMRFHELAALCESGEHDYVRREMLDYWGGMIDLGATTFWEEYDPSQEGGEHYGMYGMPFGKSLCHAWGASPIYLIGKYFLGVAPTSPGYATFRVAPNLGGLAYMKGTVPTGEGRISVEMDRSSIRVEASSGTGVLTFASAAPPACSEGEARARGDGTYEVSIEPGITYVIAYEAATIP